GCGCCCCACTAAATGAGCTGTTTGATTTATCACTGATGaagaggtacatttttaaaaacgttgaaaatttttatcacaaagaCTTTCAATGGCAAAAAAACGGCATGGTAaggttcaggaagaataagagttcattgtgtgcagaggaatatctttattttatgccagcacaatgatttattttcaattttcggcattttaggactaaagtaggctctaggtccaaagtaggagcactaaCCCTACCCAAAAACTACTTACGAATATAGGACACGAGGAGATCGAATTGGCACGTTAGGCAATTATTAGCCCAaacctgaaaatttaaaataaggaaaCTGTGAGTACATATAATAACTTAACTACTTACCTGAATACTTACCAAAATACTTACCTGATACAGCTAAGATAAATTGCATTAAATGCAATAACTCGCAAGTTAGTTTGATTAACAAATCAAACATAACCTCAAAGAAGTCAGAACTATCAATCAGATAAAAATACCTTCTCCGCTTTGCATAAAGACACAATCATTGTTGATTTAAGGCAGTTTGGAGAAGAAGATCAAGGGAAGATTAAATCCTGTCAGTAAAAGCCTAAGGAGAGAAGGttaactataaaatttgtaagtaATCTTAGtcttaacaaatattttaaacatcttaaagATTTAATACACTTTCAGTTGAGCTGATTAATACTGCTGCAAAATAGTAATCCGTCTCAAATAGATCCGAAATAACCGgaacaaactcaaaaattttataacggATTAACGGATCAATACCTTTAAAATGGCATCAAGGCAGGATTTCACAATTACCGCCTGTGAAAAATGTGGCGAAACTTCTACGCAAGACGAAGGCATGGTAGGATGCAATGGTTATGCTGGATGGTTCCACTATCGCTGCGTTGGAGTCACAGACGAagtgaaaaagcaaaaaaagtgGTTCTGTCCGAGCGAAGCGTGTCAACAATTGTTCCACAAGTTTCAAAGAAAGCAAGAAGCAGGGCGAAAGGGTGCTTTGAAGAAAACAGAAGGTTCTGACAAATCAAGCACAACTTCTGAACAAAGAATGAGTCTTTGGAGCGAAAATAAAGATGAAACGATCAGAATGCAGGACACTAATCAGTCTGTCAGAGAAGAAACGCATGAGACTGAAAAACTACAAGCTTTGGAAAAACAAGATATGGAAATCGAGGCAATGACAAGGCAGTACGAATTGGAAGCAGAATTACGGGAACGAAAGCTTAAGTTAGAGGAacagatgttgaaaaaagctttaaatgaTAAACGGATGTATTTAGAGAAAGCCAAGAAAATGCGTGAATCCTATCAATCCCAAATGGATGTCATGGATAAGGAGTTAGCTGAGCTGAGTATCGGATCTAAGACCGGAATGGCGAAGGGCGGTTGTAGTAAAACTTCGACACCTGTGGGAAAATCTAAACTACACATCAGCAAAAATTCGTCTAAGCTTCCAAAGCGCGGAAGCTGCGATAAAGATACGTCATCAGATTTAGAAAGTAGCACGACTGATAGTATCATGGATAGCTCCTTCTCCGATTCAACAGATAGTGCTTCTGTTAGCTCTTTATACAGTTCAAAAGATGCTTCACGATACCTTGGAACAAATCGAGACGGGCCAACAAAAACTCAGTTGACGGCAAGGAACGGGCTAACACGAAAGTTACCGTCATTTTCTGGCAAGCCAGAAGAATGGCCTCTGTTTATGAGTAGCTACACATCTTCAACTGAAGCGTGTGGttacaataatattgaaaacttaattCGTCTGCAGGAAAGTATAAAAGGTCCTGCATTAGAACAAGTACGTGGGATGCTTCTATATCCTAAAACCGTTCCAAAAGTGTTGAAGAAACTTCGACAGTTATATGGTCGTCCTGAATTATTATTACAACACTATGTTGACAAGATTCGTAGTTTAGAATCACCAAAGGCTGAAAGGTTGAATTCTTATATCCCTTTCGGAAATGCCGTGGAACAGCTTTGCGACCATTTGGAAGCCGCTGAATTGAAAACCCATTTAATGAACCCCACGTTGATCCAGGATCTCGTGGCTAAATTACCAGCCATCAACAAAAGAGAATGGGCTCGTTACAAAAAGAGAAAGTCTGTAGTCAATCTTCGCACCTTTGCTAAATTCGTTTCCAAAATCGTGGCGGAAATCTGCGAAACAAATATCGATTTGAGTCAATCGTCAGATCCCCAAAAAGTAAGATCCAAAGAGAAAGGAGTTTTCAATCACATTACCGAAGAAAGGCCAAGGAATACTCAAAAGCCGTGCAAAGCTTGTGGGCGTACGGACCATCGTTTACGTTTCTGTGacgttttcaaaaacatgccACAAGCGCAACGTCTAGAGTTGGCAGAACAGTGGCAAATTTGCCATACTTGCTTGAACGATCATGGTCAACTCACTTGCCGATTCCGTAGAATGCGCTGTAATGTAGGAGATTGTCAGGGGCGTCACCATTCCTTGCTCCATCCGTCAGATGGTCCAATCGTATCTTTAAATGCACACTTTCCAAGCTTTTCAAATATCATGTTTCGAATGATTCCCGTAAGTTTACGTTTTCGCGGAAAAGTCGTGAACACgattgccttccttgatgaAGGAGCGTCAGTCACCCTGATCGAGAATTGTCTCGCAAAAAGATTAAACTTAGTTGGCCAACTAGACCCACTCACCATTAAATGGACGGCAGATGTAACACGAACCGAGAAAGATTCAATTCGAGCAGATATGCAAATATCATCGAAGGCGAACAGTCACGGTTGGGTGCTACGAGGTGTTCGAACGGTATCTCAACTACTTCTACCAGTGCAAACTTTGAACGCCGAGGAACTTAAAGTGCATTATCCTTTTCTAACTGAAGTACCAGTTCAATCCTTCTCTGGAGAAAGGCCTGGACTTCTCATCGGACTGAATAATTTGGATGTGATCGCCCCCCTGGAGACTAGACTAGGAAACGTCGGTGACCCTATAGCAGTGCGGTCCAAACTAGGTTGGTCGATTTACGGCCCAATCGGGGAAGCGATAACATGTTCGACTAGTGGTTATGTAGGAATCCATGCGGAACCTACTAACCAAGAAATACATGATTTACTTAAATTGTATTATTCTGTAGATGAGTCTGTTGAGTCAATATCAACTGAATCAAAGGAAGACCAGAGAGCGCGTCGTATATTGGAAACGACCACGATGAGAATCGGTGACCGTTTCGAAACCGGGCTTCTGTGGAATACAGATAGCCCCTGGTTTCCAAATAGTTACGGTATGGCGTTTGGTCGCATGCAGGAACTCGAACGGCGATTATTAAATAAGCCTCAACTGTACGGAAATGTTTGTTCACAAATCGAACAATACTTACAAAAGGGCTATGCTCACATAGCGACAGCTGAAGAACTGTCGGAAACCAACTCCCACCTAACGTGGTACTTGCCGCTGAAtgtggttttgaataaaaataagccCGATAAAGTTCGTTTAGTTTGGGATGCGGCAGCCTCGGTTAAAAGGGTTTCACTGAATTCTCAACTATTGAATGGTCCAGATATGACGGTGTCCTTGCCGGCTGTCATCAATCGTTTCCGGGAGCGCCGAGTCGCTTTTGGAGCCGACCTTAAGGAGATGTATCATCAAATCCGAATAAGGACAGAAGATAGGCAAGTACAAAGGTTTCTTTTCCGCGCAGATCGCTCCAAGCCTCCCACAACTTATGTCATGGATGTAGCCACCTTTGGCGCAACATGCTCCCCGTGTTCGGCTCAATATGTAAAGAACCTTAACGCTAGTGAATTCGCGACAGAGTACCCCAAGGCATCGGCTGCAATTGTAAACAATCATTATGTTGACGATTATTTTGACAGCGTAGACACTGTAGAACAAGCGATTGAATTAGCCACTCAGGTACGATACATTCATATTAAGGGCGGGTTTGAAATTCGGAACTGGGTCTCAAATTCAAGAGAATTGCTTATTAAAATAGGTGAGCCTAATGCGATCCAAAGTATTCAAATCAGCCGAAACAAAGAGACCAACAATGAACGAGTCTTAGGAATTATCTGGAACCCGCAAGATGATATGTTTTCTTTTTCCACTACTCATAGAGACGAAGTTAGCAAATACTTACATGGAGATTCACGACCGACTAAACGTATCGTCCTCAGTTGCGTCATGGGGTTTTTTGATCCGTTGGGCTTACTCTCTCCATTCACTGTACTGGGAAAGATGCTTATCCAGGACCTGTGGCGCACTGGCTGCGAATGGGACGAAAAAATAGATGACGATTCATATGCCAAGTGGAAAAACGTACGGCTGCGCAGTCTACCTTCGGGTGAAATGGTCTACTGGCATTAAGGTTTCTCTGGTGATGTCGAGCGCCAAAGTAGCTCCATTAAAACGTATAT
This Uranotaenia lowii strain MFRU-FL unplaced genomic scaffold, ASM2978415v1 HiC_scaffold_1391, whole genome shotgun sequence DNA region includes the following protein-coding sequences:
- the LOC129759321 gene encoding uncharacterized protein LOC129759321: MASRQDFTITACEKCGETSTQDEGMVGCNGYAGWFHYRCVGVTDEVKKQKKWFCPSEACQQLFHKFQRKQEAGRKGALKKTEGSDKSSTTSEQRMSLWSENKDETIRMQDTNQSVREETHETEKLQALEKQDMEIEAMTRQYELEAELRERKLKLEEQMLKKALNDKRMYLEKAKKMRESYQSQMDVMDKELAELSIGSKTGMAKGGCSKTSTPVGKSKLHISKNSSKLPKRGSCDKDTSSDLESSTTDSIMDSSFSDSTDSASVSSLYSSKDASRYLGTNRDGPTKTQLTARNGLTRKLPSFSGKPEEWPLFMSSYTSSTEACGYNNIENLIRLQESIKGPALEQVRGMLLYPKTVPKVLKKLRQLYGRPELLLQHYVDKIRSLESPKAERLNSYIPFGNAVEQLCDHLEAAELKTHLMNPTLIQDLVAKLPAINKREWARYKKRKSVVNLRTFAKFVSKIVAEICETNIDLSQSSDPQKVRSKEKGVFNHITEERPRNTQKPCKACGRTDHRLRFCDVFKNMPQAQRLELAEQWQICHTCLNDHGQLTCRFRRMRCNVGDCQGRHHSLLHPSDGPIVSLNAHFPSFSNIMFRMIPVSLRFRGKVVNTIAFLDEGASVTLIENCLAKRLNLVGQLDPLTIKWTADVTRTEKDSIRADMQISSKANSHGWVLRGVRTVSQLLLPVQTLNAEELKVHYPFLTEVPVQSFSGERPGLLIGLNNLDVIAPLETRLGNVGDPIAVRSKLGWSIYGPIGEAITCSTSGYVGIHAEPTNQEIHDLLKLYYSVDESVESISTESKEDQRARRILETTTMRIGDRFETGLLWNTDSPWFPNSYGMAFGRMQELERRLLNKPQLYGNVCSQIEQYLQKGYAHIATAEELSETNSHLTWYLPLNVVLNKNKPDKVRLVWDAAASVKRVSLNSQLLNGPDMTVSLPAVINRFRERRVAFGADLKEMYHQIRIRTEDRQVQRFLFRADRSKPPTTYVMDVATFGATCSPCSAQYVKNLNASEFATEYPKASAAIVNNHYVDDYFDSVDTVEQAIELATQVRYIHIKGGFEIRNWVSNSRELLIKIGEPNAIQSIQISRNKETNNERVLGIIWNPQDDMFSFSTTHRDEVSKYLHGDSRPTKRIVLSCVMGFFDPLGLLSPFTVLGKMLIQDLWRTGCEWDEKIDDDSYAKWKNVRLRSLPSGEMVYWH